Proteins encoded together in one Impatiens glandulifera chromosome 1, dImpGla2.1, whole genome shotgun sequence window:
- the LOC124922604 gene encoding trafficking protein particle complex subunit 3-like: MPPPAAPRSGDAIFSSVERVNAELFTLTYGAIVRQLLTDLEEVEEVNKQLDQMGYNIGIRLIDEFLAKSNVSRCVDFKETAEMIAKVGFKMFLGITASVTNWDVDGTCCSLVLEDNPLVNFVELPDSCQGLHYCNILSGIIRGALEMVSMKTEVTWLRDMLRGDDVFELQLKFLKQVPEEYPYKDDE; this comes from the exons ATGCCTCCCCCTGCTGCACCTAGATCTGGAGATGCCATTTTTTCCAGTGTTGAGCGTGTG AATGCCGAGCTCTTCACTCTTACATATGGAGCAATTGTGCGGCAGTTACTTACTGATCTAGAGGAGGTTGAAGAGGTTAACAAACAGTTGGATCAGAT GGGCTATAATATTGGGATTCGTCTCATTGATGAGTTTCTAGCAAAATCAAATGTATCCAGATGTGTTGATTTCAAGGAAACAGCTGAAATGATTGCCAAG GTTGGGTTTAAAATGTTCTTAGGAATTACTGCATCAGTTACAAACTGGGATGTTGATGGCACATGTTGTAGCCTTGTTTTGGAAGATAACCCTTTGGTGAATTTTGTTGAACTTCCTGATTCTTGCCAAGGTCTCCATTATTGCAACATCTTAAGCGGCATTATTAGAGGAGCTCTAGAGATG GTGTCAATGAAGACTGAAGTCACGTGGCTGCGTGATATGCTAAGAGGAGATGACGTGTTTGAACTCCAGCTTAAATTTTTGAAGCAGGTACCAGAGGAGTACCCATACAAAGATGACGAATAA